A genomic stretch from Thermodesulfobium sp. 4217-1 includes:
- a CDS encoding peptidoglycan DD-metalloendopeptidase family protein — protein sequence MNRYIAFSFLLSFFLLTAILPYAIGKSNEQIEQKRSELDSIRAQIDEKRSILNQLKQQENGITGQIDQIDANLDLKETELKDVDYRLNLLQQKILDTNAQIDYQRKVTLEKEAQVANRLRSIYMMKELPFFDIVLSMNNNVNDWFETLFIFERIATQDKDVLNQYSISMRNLNELLKSQGEEQSKAIELKKDLELKKQEIISQRNDRQAILKNIMSNKASYEAAEAELQAKSQEIEAFLRGFDSSPRTGSGKFIWPASGPITSPFGPRYDPYLHVHSFHTGIDIGAEYGSPILAADSGRVVYSGWYDGYGKAVIIDHGGGVSTLYAHASRLVAYVGESVRQGQVIAYVGATGYATGPHLHFEIRINGKPVNPLNYLP from the coding sequence ATGAATCGATATATAGCATTCTCTTTTCTACTTTCTTTTTTTCTTCTAACAGCCATATTGCCTTATGCTATCGGAAAATCCAACGAACAGATTGAACAAAAAAGAAGCGAGTTAGATAGCATAAGGGCTCAAATTGATGAAAAAAGATCGATTCTAAATCAGCTAAAACAACAAGAAAACGGTATTACAGGCCAAATAGATCAGATCGATGCAAATTTAGATTTAAAAGAAACTGAATTAAAGGATGTAGATTACAGATTAAATCTCTTACAACAGAAAATTCTTGATACCAATGCTCAGATTGACTATCAAAGAAAAGTTACTCTGGAAAAGGAAGCTCAGGTTGCAAACAGACTGAGATCTATATATATGATGAAGGAACTGCCCTTTTTCGATATTGTATTGTCTATGAACAACAACGTGAACGATTGGTTTGAAACCCTTTTTATCTTTGAAAGAATAGCTACTCAGGACAAGGACGTTTTAAATCAATATTCCATCTCTATGAGAAATCTAAACGAGCTTTTGAAGAGCCAGGGAGAAGAACAATCAAAAGCAATTGAACTTAAAAAAGATCTCGAGCTCAAAAAACAGGAAATTATTTCCCAAAGAAATGACAGACAGGCTATATTGAAAAATATAATGAGCAATAAGGCTTCCTATGAGGCAGCAGAAGCAGAATTACAGGCAAAGTCTCAAGAGATAGAGGCCTTTTTAAGAGGATTCGACTCGAGTCCTCGTACAGGATCAGGCAAGTTTATATGGCCTGCGTCGGGGCCTATTACTTCGCCATTCGGTCCAAGATATGATCCCTACCTACACGTTCACAGCTTCCACACTGGAATTGATATAGGTGCAGAATATGGTTCTCCTATACTTGCTGCCGATAGTGGCCGAGTTGTGTATTCTGGTTGGTATGACGGTTATGGGAAAGCTGTTATCATAGATCACGGAGGAGGAGTGTCTACTCTGTATGCTCATGCGAGCAGGCTGGTCGCATACGTGGGCGAAAGCGTAAGACAAGGGCAGGTCATTGCTTATGTGGGAGCTACTGGGTACGCAACTGGGCCACACCTTCATTTCGAAATAAGAATTAACGGCAAACCTGTTAACCCATTGAATTATTTACCATAA